A portion of the Rhodococcus pseudokoreensis genome contains these proteins:
- a CDS encoding molybdopterin-dependent oxidoreductase, whose amino-acid sequence MSDADGARRAPRYQHMSHWGMFEAEVADGDVVAAHPYTGDADPSPVLGNLAGSVRTKARITGPVVRRGWLEHGPGPSTSRGSDEFVPVDWEELTQRLANELRRVIDTHGNSAIYGGSYGWASAGRFHHAQSQVHRFLNTLGGYTRSVHSYSLGATGVVMPRVVGTHWKMFARSTSWKLIAEHTDVMVCFGGVPLKNTGVNHGGTSDHPTRDALDALRRRGGSVVSFSPLSDDMHGVAERHAPVPGTDVAIMLALAYVLASEGLHDTAFLGSHCVGYDRFEDYLLGRSDGVPKSPAWAERISGIAAADLVALARRMAAGRTMVTVTWSLQRVRHGEQAPWMGVTLAAMLGQIGLPGGGFGHGYGSMNEPGLAPVPYPLPTLPQGLNPVRDFIPVAAVSDMLLNPGAAFDYDGQRLTYPDIKMLYWAGGNPFHHHQDIPRLRRALARPDTIVVHDPYWTPMARHADIVVPSTTSLERADISCTRNDPLLVAMHAAVTPYADSRDDYDTFAAVARKLGVGEKFTEGRTSGQWLEHLYGQWRDFVRADGGPAPSFDDFWTQGHVRMRTEDDLILFGDFRADPVKFPLGTPSGRIEIFSEDIDGFGYADCAGHPRWYEPEEWLGGPRARQFPLHLIANQPRTRLHSQLDHGGTSQKSKIRGREPLRIHPDDAADRGVTGGDVVRVFNDRGACLAGVVVDEGVRRGVVQLSTGAWYDPLDATDPDSLCVHGNPNVLTPDVGTSSLAHGCTGQHVLVQIERYDGELPPIRAFDPPAIIRRPVPEPARSN is encoded by the coding sequence ATGAGTGACGCCGACGGGGCCCGCAGGGCGCCCCGCTACCAGCACATGTCGCACTGGGGCATGTTCGAGGCCGAGGTCGCCGACGGCGACGTCGTGGCCGCGCACCCGTACACCGGTGACGCCGATCCGTCACCGGTGCTGGGCAACCTCGCCGGGTCGGTTCGCACCAAGGCGCGGATCACCGGTCCGGTGGTGCGCCGGGGGTGGCTCGAGCACGGCCCGGGTCCGAGCACCTCCCGCGGTTCCGACGAGTTCGTGCCGGTGGACTGGGAGGAGCTGACCCAGCGGCTGGCGAACGAACTGCGCAGGGTGATCGACACCCACGGCAACAGCGCGATCTACGGCGGTTCCTACGGGTGGGCCAGCGCGGGCCGGTTCCATCACGCGCAGAGCCAGGTCCACCGGTTCCTGAACACCCTCGGTGGCTACACCCGTTCGGTGCACAGCTACTCACTGGGCGCGACGGGCGTCGTCATGCCCCGGGTGGTGGGCACGCACTGGAAGATGTTCGCCCGCTCCACGTCCTGGAAGCTCATCGCCGAGCACACCGACGTCATGGTGTGCTTCGGCGGCGTCCCCCTCAAGAACACCGGCGTCAACCACGGCGGCACGAGCGACCATCCCACCCGTGACGCCCTCGACGCCCTGCGGCGGCGCGGCGGATCCGTCGTGTCGTTCAGTCCGTTGAGCGACGACATGCACGGCGTCGCCGAGCGGCACGCGCCGGTGCCCGGCACCGATGTCGCGATCATGCTGGCCCTCGCGTACGTTCTCGCGTCGGAAGGCCTGCACGACACGGCGTTCCTCGGCAGCCACTGCGTCGGCTACGACCGCTTCGAGGACTACCTCCTCGGACGCTCCGACGGTGTCCCGAAGTCGCCGGCATGGGCGGAGCGGATCTCCGGCATCGCCGCCGCGGATCTGGTGGCCCTCGCCCGGCGGATGGCGGCGGGCCGGACGATGGTGACCGTCACCTGGTCGCTGCAGCGGGTCCGGCACGGCGAGCAGGCCCCGTGGATGGGGGTCACCCTCGCCGCGATGCTGGGCCAGATCGGTCTTCCCGGTGGAGGTTTCGGACACGGCTACGGTTCCATGAACGAGCCCGGGCTCGCCCCGGTCCCGTACCCGCTGCCCACCCTTCCGCAGGGACTGAACCCGGTCCGCGACTTCATCCCCGTGGCCGCGGTCTCGGACATGCTCCTGAACCCGGGCGCCGCGTTCGACTACGACGGTCAGCGGCTGACGTACCCGGACATCAAGATGCTGTACTGGGCGGGCGGCAACCCGTTCCACCACCATCAGGACATTCCGCGTCTGCGCCGCGCGCTGGCCCGGCCCGACACGATCGTGGTCCACGACCCCTACTGGACGCCGATGGCCCGGCACGCCGACATCGTGGTCCCGTCCACGACGTCGCTCGAGCGGGCCGACATCAGCTGCACCCGCAACGATCCGCTGCTCGTCGCCATGCATGCCGCGGTGACGCCGTACGCCGACTCCCGGGACGACTACGACACGTTCGCCGCCGTCGCCCGGAAGCTGGGTGTCGGCGAGAAGTTCACCGAGGGCCGCACGTCCGGGCAGTGGCTCGAGCACCTGTACGGGCAGTGGCGGGACTTCGTCCGCGCGGACGGCGGACCGGCACCGAGTTTCGACGACTTCTGGACGCAGGGCCACGTGCGGATGCGGACCGAGGACGATCTGATCCTGTTCGGCGACTTCCGGGCGGATCCGGTGAAGTTCCCCCTCGGTACCCCGAGCGGGCGGATCGAGATCTTCTCCGAGGACATCGACGGATTCGGCTACGCCGACTGCGCCGGACATCCCCGCTGGTACGAGCCGGAGGAATGGCTCGGCGGCCCGCGGGCCCGGCAGTTCCCGCTGCATCTGATCGCCAACCAGCCGCGCACCCGCCTGCACAGCCAACTCGATCACGGCGGCACCAGCCAGAAGTCGAAGATCCGGGGCCGTGAACCGCTGCGCATCCATCCGGACGACGCCGCCGACCGCGGAGTGACCGGCGGCGACGTCGTCCGCGTGTTCAACGACCGGGGCGCGTGCCTCGCCGGTGTGGTGGTGGACGAGGGCGTCCGCCGCGGTGTGGTGCAGCTGTCGACGGGGGCCTGGTACGACCCGCTCGACGCGACCGACCCGGATTCGCTCTGCGTGCACGGGAACCCGAACGTGCTGACCCCGGACGTGGGCACGTCGTCACTCGCCCACGGCTGCACGGGCCAGCACGTGCTCGTGCAGATCGAACGCTACGACGGCGAGCTGCCGCCGATCCGGGCGTTCGATCCGCCTGCGATCATTCGCCGGCCGGTTCCAGAACCAGCGAGATCGAATTGA
- the msrB gene encoding peptide-methionine (R)-S-oxide reductase MsrB, translating to MSSQQQDPTQSAPKVTLSDSEWREKLTPEEYAVLRQAGTERPFVGEYTDTKTEGVYHCRACGAELFRSTEKFESHCGWPSFFDPADSDAVILHEDTSLGMRRVEVVCATCHSHLGHVFEGEGYPTPTDQRYCINSISLVLEPAGE from the coding sequence ATGAGTTCGCAGCAGCAGGATCCCACGCAGTCCGCCCCGAAGGTAACTCTCTCCGACAGCGAGTGGCGCGAGAAACTGACTCCCGAGGAGTACGCGGTGCTGCGCCAGGCCGGCACCGAGCGCCCCTTCGTCGGCGAGTACACCGACACCAAGACGGAAGGCGTCTACCACTGCCGCGCCTGTGGCGCCGAACTGTTCCGCAGCACGGAGAAGTTCGAATCGCACTGCGGGTGGCCGTCGTTCTTCGACCCGGCCGACTCGGACGCCGTCATCCTCCACGAGGACACCTCGCTGGGCATGCGCCGCGTCGAGGTGGTCTGCGCGACGTGCCACAGCCACCTCGGCCACGTCTTCGAGGGCGAGGGCTACCCCACCCCCACCGATCAGCGGTACTGCATCAATTCGATCTCGCTGGTTCTGGAACCGGCCGGCGAATGA
- a CDS encoding protoporphyrinogen oxidase, with protein MTGSSPNVLVVGGGISGLVAAYRLRQRLGPDARIVVADGAGRLGGKLRTVDLAGEPVDVGAEAFIARRPELPALLGELGLADQLVHPAGLRPLIWSENALHPLPADTLMGIPADENSLRGLVDDRTLAQVAGERTVPLEWTPGADVAVGALVGDRFGAQVVRRSVDPLLGGVYSGLADTIGVRAALPTLAAALDRGATSLSAAVAEALPPPASGPVFGALRDGYGVLLRALTDTTGAEIVPERIKTLGRDGDGWSADPVGRVDGVVLAVPAPQLAELLAGVAPRASAAAADIPLASSAVVALALPAGTDVPQNSGILVATDTSLGAKAFTLSSRKWPHLAQREVTLVRASFGRFGDAAVVDAPDDELIAAARRDLATVTGVSAEPVAAHVQRWHGGLPQYGPGHLERVAVIEQEIAGLDGVEVSGALLRGVGVPACVAAATAAAARLSGRVAG; from the coding sequence GTGACCGGGTCGTCGCCGAACGTTCTCGTCGTCGGCGGCGGCATCTCCGGGCTCGTGGCCGCGTACCGCCTGCGGCAGCGGCTCGGCCCTGATGCCCGGATCGTCGTCGCCGACGGCGCGGGGCGGCTCGGGGGCAAGCTGCGGACGGTGGACCTGGCCGGGGAGCCCGTCGACGTCGGCGCGGAAGCCTTCATCGCGCGGCGTCCGGAACTGCCTGCCCTGCTCGGCGAACTCGGTCTCGCCGACCAGCTCGTGCACCCGGCCGGACTGCGTCCGCTGATCTGGTCCGAGAACGCCCTGCACCCGCTGCCCGCCGACACCCTCATGGGGATCCCCGCGGACGAGAACAGTCTCCGCGGCCTCGTCGACGACCGGACCCTCGCGCAGGTGGCGGGGGAGCGGACGGTGCCCCTCGAATGGACACCGGGCGCCGACGTCGCCGTCGGTGCGCTGGTCGGCGACCGGTTCGGTGCGCAGGTGGTCCGGCGGTCGGTGGATCCGCTTCTCGGAGGGGTCTATTCGGGGCTGGCGGACACCATCGGTGTCCGCGCCGCACTCCCCACCCTCGCGGCGGCCCTCGACCGCGGTGCCACCAGCCTGTCCGCGGCGGTGGCGGAGGCACTTCCCCCTCCCGCCTCGGGACCGGTGTTCGGGGCGCTGCGCGACGGCTACGGCGTCCTGCTCCGCGCCCTGACGGACACCACGGGCGCGGAGATCGTGCCCGAGCGAATAAAAACGCTCGGCCGCGACGGCGACGGCTGGTCGGCGGACCCGGTGGGCCGGGTGGACGGTGTGGTGCTCGCCGTGCCCGCTCCGCAGCTCGCCGAACTGCTCGCCGGCGTCGCACCCCGCGCGTCGGCGGCCGCCGCGGACATCCCGCTGGCCTCCTCGGCCGTCGTCGCACTGGCACTGCCCGCCGGCACCGACGTCCCGCAGAACTCCGGGATCCTCGTCGCCACCGACACGTCGCTCGGCGCGAAGGCGTTCACCCTGTCGAGCCGCAAGTGGCCGCACCTCGCCCAGCGGGAGGTCACCCTCGTGCGGGCGTCGTTCGGACGATTCGGCGACGCCGCCGTCGTCGACGCACCCGACGACGAGCTGATCGCCGCGGCCCGGCGCGACCTCGCGACCGTCACCGGCGTGTCCGCGGAGCCCGTCGCCGCGCACGTCCAGCGCTGGCACGGCGGACTGCCGCAGTACGGTCCCGGCCACCTCGAGCGGGTGGCGGTGATCGAGCAGGAAATCGCAGGTCTGGACGGTGTAGAGGTGTCCGGGGCGCTCCTGCGGGGGGTGGGTGTACCCGCCTGTGTGGCCGCCGCGACGGCGGCGGCTGCACGGCTCTCCGGGCGGGTGGCAGGATAG
- the hemQ gene encoding hydrogen peroxide-dependent heme synthase, giving the protein MARLDFDALNSEIRYLMFSVFQVEPGVLGDDREAVIKEARIFFEGQAEKGVVVRGLYDVAGLRADADFMIWTHSASIEALQATYADFRRTTALGRASKPVWSNVACHRPAEFNKSHIPAFLAGEDPGNYICVYPFVRSYEWYLLPDDERRKMLADHGMAARTYKDVRANTVPAFALGDYEWILAFEAPELYRIVDLMRDLRATEARLHVREEVPFFTGPRVDVEKLVAALP; this is encoded by the coding sequence ATGGCACGCCTCGACTTCGACGCATTGAACTCTGAAATCCGCTACCTCATGTTCTCCGTGTTCCAGGTGGAACCCGGTGTACTCGGGGACGACCGGGAAGCTGTGATCAAGGAGGCACGGATCTTCTTCGAAGGTCAGGCCGAGAAGGGTGTCGTGGTGCGCGGGCTCTACGACGTGGCGGGGCTGCGCGCCGACGCCGACTTCATGATCTGGACGCACTCGGCGAGCATCGAGGCCCTGCAGGCCACGTACGCCGACTTCCGCCGCACCACCGCCCTGGGCCGCGCGAGCAAGCCCGTGTGGAGCAACGTCGCGTGCCACCGTCCGGCCGAATTCAACAAGAGCCACATCCCGGCGTTCCTGGCGGGCGAGGATCCGGGCAACTACATCTGCGTGTACCCTTTCGTCCGCTCCTACGAGTGGTACCTGCTGCCCGACGACGAGCGCCGGAAGATGCTCGCCGACCATGGCATGGCGGCCCGCACCTACAAGGACGTGCGTGCCAACACGGTGCCCGCGTTCGCGCTCGGCGACTACGAGTGGATCCTCGCGTTCGAGGCGCCCGAGCTGTACCGCATCGTCGACCTCATGCGCGACCTGCGCGCCACCGAGGCCCGGCTGCACGTCCGCGAGGAGGTGCCGTTCTTCACCGGCCCGCGGGTGGATGTGGAGAAGCTCGTCGCGGCTCTGCCGTGA
- the hemE gene encoding uroporphyrinogen decarboxylase translates to MSERATYAARRVLPDAPLLAAADGRAPGRRPVWFMRQAGRSLPEYREIRSGIGMLESCFDPALVCEITMQPVRRHGVDAAILFSDIVVPLKAAGIDLDIVAGTGPVVANPVRSIADVAALPRLVPEEVGAVAQAVQLLTAELGSTPLIGFAGAPFTLASYLVEGGPSRNHERTKALMHSDPKTWHALLGTLADTTITFLQTQLRAGVDAIQLFDSWAGALSLAEYREFVLPHSERVFAEVESAKVPRIHFGVGTGELLGAMGEAGADVVGVDWRIPLDVAARRVGPGKALQGNLDPAVLFAGPAAVEKQVRRITAEADAALAAGATGHIFNLGHGVLPDTDPGALTALVELVHSL, encoded by the coding sequence ATGAGCGAACGGGCGACGTACGCCGCGAGGCGGGTGCTCCCCGACGCACCCCTCCTGGCGGCCGCGGACGGTCGCGCTCCAGGCCGGCGCCCGGTGTGGTTCATGCGGCAGGCGGGCCGCTCGCTTCCCGAGTACCGCGAGATCCGGTCGGGAATCGGCATGCTCGAGTCGTGCTTCGATCCGGCACTGGTCTGCGAGATCACCATGCAGCCCGTGCGCAGGCACGGGGTCGACGCCGCGATCCTGTTCTCCGACATCGTGGTGCCGCTCAAGGCCGCGGGCATCGATCTCGACATCGTGGCCGGCACCGGCCCGGTCGTCGCGAACCCGGTCCGGTCGATCGCGGACGTCGCCGCCCTGCCCCGCCTCGTGCCGGAGGAGGTCGGTGCGGTCGCGCAGGCCGTGCAGCTGCTCACCGCGGAACTCGGTTCGACGCCGCTGATCGGTTTCGCCGGTGCCCCGTTCACCCTCGCCTCGTACCTGGTCGAGGGTGGACCGAGCCGCAACCACGAGCGCACGAAGGCGCTCATGCATTCCGACCCGAAGACGTGGCACGCGCTGCTCGGCACGCTCGCCGACACCACCATCACGTTCCTGCAGACCCAGCTGCGTGCCGGCGTCGACGCGATCCAGCTGTTCGACTCGTGGGCGGGCGCGCTGTCGCTGGCCGAGTACCGCGAATTCGTGCTGCCCCACTCCGAGCGGGTGTTCGCGGAGGTGGAGAGCGCGAAGGTGCCGCGGATCCACTTCGGTGTCGGAACCGGTGAACTGCTCGGCGCGATGGGCGAGGCGGGGGCCGACGTGGTCGGCGTCGACTGGCGCATCCCCCTGGACGTCGCGGCGCGCCGGGTCGGTCCGGGCAAGGCGCTGCAGGGCAACCTCGACCCCGCGGTCCTGTTCGCGGGACCGGCGGCCGTCGAGAAGCAGGTGCGCCGCATCACCGCGGAGGCCGACGCGGCCCTCGCCGCGGGTGCCACGGGACACATCTTCAACCTCGGTCACGGCGTCCTGCCCGACACCGACCCGGGCGCGCTGACCGCGCTGGTCGAGTTGGTGCACTCCCTGTGA
- a CDS encoding DUF3000 domain-containing protein, whose amino-acid sequence MTTSGSPAEPAEFRAAVEAMNSAQVRADIELGPIRPPQRLAPFSYAVGAEVVHEDTGVVAEQSEGDAFGRLILLFDPEGDEAWNGTMRLVAYIQADLDAAVASDPLLPEVAWSWLVDALESRHEPLNALGGTVTATTSVRYGDIAGPPHAHQLELRASWTATSVELAAHVEAFCEVLAYAAGLPPAGVAQLKTLGGK is encoded by the coding sequence GTGACGACTTCGGGATCGCCCGCCGAACCGGCCGAGTTCCGCGCCGCCGTCGAAGCGATGAATTCCGCGCAGGTCCGTGCGGACATCGAGCTGGGTCCCATCCGGCCCCCGCAACGGCTCGCTCCGTTCAGCTACGCCGTCGGCGCAGAGGTCGTGCACGAGGACACCGGGGTCGTCGCCGAACAGAGCGAGGGTGACGCGTTCGGCAGATTGATCCTCCTGTTCGACCCCGAGGGCGACGAGGCGTGGAACGGCACGATGCGGCTGGTCGCCTACATCCAGGCCGACCTGGACGCCGCCGTGGCGTCCGACCCGCTCCTTCCCGAGGTCGCGTGGAGCTGGCTCGTCGACGCACTCGAGTCGCGCCACGAACCCCTCAACGCGCTCGGCGGGACGGTGACGGCGACGACGTCGGTGCGCTACGGCGACATCGCCGGTCCCCCGCATGCGCATCAGCTGGAACTGCGCGCGTCGTGGACGGCGACGTCGGTCGAACTGGCTGCGCACGTCGAGGCGTTCTGCGAGGTGCTGGCGTACGCGGCCGGTCTGCCGCC